The following coding sequences are from one Panicum hallii strain FIL2 chromosome 5, PHallii_v3.1, whole genome shotgun sequence window:
- the LOC112894702 gene encoding B3 domain-containing protein Os01g0234100-like isoform X1, with protein MAMDPPLKRKRGRPSGSQSAKSKMEQKMALVKQRLALLDSASSSSAEIDKDDDFVPMDDELTIVAAHQPIEIDYGDTYNEDEVVPLKVLASKGLESEKRRLPGQNISASYGSVMDRAVEVQAKLPPEHPSFVKRMLQSHVVRGFWLGLPTYFCNKHLPKEDTGIVLEDQNGQDHQTLYLGVKQGLSAGWRGFAIKHDIKVGDVVIFQLVRSTKFKVYIIRANEFTTADGAISLLNLEVHKKGKLSKKGCFDDAKSREAEKASPVDDKVPAPQSDDNNAVVSEAIDGLRISADSDMDFGDVTSFSNFNIVVDSLVIDCKFHDHLRRTYYELCCSQKSFLHKNLLKQLNLALVVGVIMETISIAEGIRACKAQAPSREDLVIWKKTLESLELLGMNVAFLLKRINDLLGLPAGARDLSECQKYKELKSERAHAGEKVKVLELMLLNVKGVLQKMDAEMEEMESSVKRSGLMLQQLATAPW; from the exons ATGGCGATGGATCCGCCCCTCAAA AGGAAGAGGGGGAGACCATCTGGCTCTCAGTCCGCCAAGAGCAAGATGGAGCAGAAGATGGCATTGGTCAAGCAGAGGCTCGCCTTGCTTGACAgtgccagcagcagcagcgctgAGATTGACAAGGATGATGACTTTGTGCCCATG GATGATGAGCTCACTATCGTCGCTGCTCACCAGCCTATAGAAATTGATTATGGTGATACCTACAATGAAGACGAGGTTGTTCCTTTAAAA GTTTTGGCATCGAAGGGATTGGAGAGTGAGAAAAGAAGGCTTCCTGGCCAAAATATAAGTGCAAG CTATGGATCTGTGATGGATAGAGCTGTGGAGGTACAGGCGAAGTTGCCACCAGAACATCCTAGCTTTGTCAAGCGTATGCTCCAGTCTCATGTTGTCCGTGGTTTTTGGCTG GGTCTGCCAACTTACTTTTGCAACAAACATCTCCCAAAGGAAGACACCGGAATTGTCCTAGAAGATCAAAATGGACAGGACCATCAGACATTGTATCTTGGTGTTAAGCAGGGACTCAGTGCTGGGTGGAGAGGTTTTGCAATTAAGCACGATATTAAGGTTGGCGATGTTGTGATTTTTCAGCTCGTGCGATCGACGAAATTTAAG GTATATATAATAAGAGCAAACGAATTTACAACAGCTGATGGAGCAATCAGTCTGCTGAATTTGGAAGTGCACAAGAAAGGGAAGCTATCAA AAAAAGGATGTTTCGATGATGCCAAGTCTAGGGAGGCTGAGAAAGCTAGCCCAGTCGACGACAAAGTCCCTGCCCCTCAGAGTGATGACAATAATGCTGTAGTCAGTGAAGCAATAGATGGCCTGAGGATCTCAGCAGACTCAGACATGGACTTTGGTGATGTCACGAGCTTCAGCAACTTCAACATTGTGGTTGACAGCTTGGTCATCGACTGCAAGTTTCATGATCATCTGCGCAGGACATACTATGAGCTCTGTTGCTCCCAGAAATCCTTCCTTCACAAGAATCTGCTGAAGCAGCTAAACCTGGCCCTTGTCGTGGGAGTGATCATGGAGACGATCAGCATCGCGGAGGGTATCCGAGCCTGCAAGGCGCAGGCTCCTTCCCGCGAGGACTTGGTGATCTGGAAGAAGACCCTGGAGTCCCTGGAGCTGCTGGGCATGAACGTCGCGTTCCTGCTGAAACGCATCAACGATCTCCTCGGCCTCCCAGCTGGGGCAAGAGACCTCTCGGAGTGCCAGAAGTACAAGGAACTGAAGTCGGAGAGGGCCCATGCTGGGGAGAAAGTGAAAGTGCTTGAGCTTATGCTGTTGAATGTGAAGGGCGTGCTGCAGAAAATGGACGCGGAGATGGAGGAGATGGAGTCGAGCGTGAAGAGAAGTGGTCTGATGCTGCAGCAGTTGGCCACGGCACCATGGTGA
- the LOC112893202 gene encoding histone-lysine N-methyltransferase SETD1B-like: MHQKQPTRRREAPAPAAAVPPGHYAAAGQPFFRPPPPSDSDPPGAGHHRAPPPDRPSPRPPGHRYAAPAERPLPRPPGSSADRPLPRPPGSPDHPALTTPPPPPGPHAYPAGEPPLRRSSSSALASCLAATAFLLLSAGGAGAALFLLFRPRPPDIAVAAVRLPSFAAANGTVAFTFQQTASVRNPNRSPLAHFDSSLRVAYAGGELGSVYIPAGLIDGGRTKDMSATFDVPAIPVADQPQQPQQMVIEVESLLVIKGRVKMLRLLTHRVQAAKVCRVGVSPVDGRVLGFRC, from the coding sequence ATGCACCAGAAGCAGCCCACACGCCGCCGCGaggcccccgcccccgccgccgccgtgccaccGGGGCACTACGCGGCCGCGGGTCAACCCTTCTTCAGGCCGCCGCCCCCGTCCGACTCCGACCCACCGGGGGCGGGGCACCACCGCGCACCACCGCCGGATCGCCCCTCGCCCAGGCCGCCGGGGCACCGCTATGCTGCGCCGGCGGAGCGCCCTCTGCCCAGACCGCCGGGGTCCTCCGCGGATCGCCCCCTGCCAAGGCCGCCGGGGTCGCCCGACCACCCCGCGCTGACgacgcctccaccgccgccggggCCGCACGCGTACCCGGCAGGAGAGCCCCCCCTGCGGCGCTCCTCGTCCTCCGCGCTGGCGTCCTGCCTGGCCGCGACGGCGTTCCTGCTGCTgtcggcgggcggtgcgggcgcggcGCTGTTCCTGCTGTTCCGGCCGCGGCCCCCCGATATCGCGGTGGCCGCGGTGCGCCTGCCCTCCTTCGCGGCCGCCAACGGCACCGTCGCCTTCACCTTCCAGCAGACGGCGTCGGTGCGCAACCCCAACCGGTCCCCCCTCGCGCACTTCGACAGCTCGCTCCGCGTCGCctacgccggcggcgagctcggctCCGTCTACATCCCAGCGGGCCTCATCGACGGGGGGCGCACCAAGGACATGTCCGCAACCTTCGACGTCCCGGCCATCCCCGTCGCCGACCAGCCGCAGCAGCCGCAGCAGATGGTCATCGAGGTGGAGTCGCTGCTGGTGATCAAGGGGAGGGTGAAGATGCTGCGCTTGCTCACGCACCGGGTGCAGGCGGCCAAGGTGTGCCGCGTCGGGGTCTCGCCCGTCGACGGCAGGGTGCTCGGATTCCGATGCTGA
- the LOC112894702 gene encoding B3 domain-containing protein Os01g0234100-like isoform X2, translated as MAMDPPLKRKRGRPSGSQSAKSKMEQKMALVKQRLALLDSASSSSAEIDKDDDFVPMDDELTIVAAHQPIEIDYGDTYNEDEVLASKGLESEKRRLPGQNISASYGSVMDRAVEVQAKLPPEHPSFVKRMLQSHVVRGFWLGLPTYFCNKHLPKEDTGIVLEDQNGQDHQTLYLGVKQGLSAGWRGFAIKHDIKVGDVVIFQLVRSTKFKVYIIRANEFTTADGAISLLNLEVHKKGKLSKKGCFDDAKSREAEKASPVDDKVPAPQSDDNNAVVSEAIDGLRISADSDMDFGDVTSFSNFNIVVDSLVIDCKFHDHLRRTYYELCCSQKSFLHKNLLKQLNLALVVGVIMETISIAEGIRACKAQAPSREDLVIWKKTLESLELLGMNVAFLLKRINDLLGLPAGARDLSECQKYKELKSERAHAGEKVKVLELMLLNVKGVLQKMDAEMEEMESSVKRSGLMLQQLATAPW; from the exons ATGGCGATGGATCCGCCCCTCAAA AGGAAGAGGGGGAGACCATCTGGCTCTCAGTCCGCCAAGAGCAAGATGGAGCAGAAGATGGCATTGGTCAAGCAGAGGCTCGCCTTGCTTGACAgtgccagcagcagcagcgctgAGATTGACAAGGATGATGACTTTGTGCCCATG GATGATGAGCTCACTATCGTCGCTGCTCACCAGCCTATAGAAATTGATTATGGTGATACCTACAATGAAGACGAG GTTTTGGCATCGAAGGGATTGGAGAGTGAGAAAAGAAGGCTTCCTGGCCAAAATATAAGTGCAAG CTATGGATCTGTGATGGATAGAGCTGTGGAGGTACAGGCGAAGTTGCCACCAGAACATCCTAGCTTTGTCAAGCGTATGCTCCAGTCTCATGTTGTCCGTGGTTTTTGGCTG GGTCTGCCAACTTACTTTTGCAACAAACATCTCCCAAAGGAAGACACCGGAATTGTCCTAGAAGATCAAAATGGACAGGACCATCAGACATTGTATCTTGGTGTTAAGCAGGGACTCAGTGCTGGGTGGAGAGGTTTTGCAATTAAGCACGATATTAAGGTTGGCGATGTTGTGATTTTTCAGCTCGTGCGATCGACGAAATTTAAG GTATATATAATAAGAGCAAACGAATTTACAACAGCTGATGGAGCAATCAGTCTGCTGAATTTGGAAGTGCACAAGAAAGGGAAGCTATCAA AAAAAGGATGTTTCGATGATGCCAAGTCTAGGGAGGCTGAGAAAGCTAGCCCAGTCGACGACAAAGTCCCTGCCCCTCAGAGTGATGACAATAATGCTGTAGTCAGTGAAGCAATAGATGGCCTGAGGATCTCAGCAGACTCAGACATGGACTTTGGTGATGTCACGAGCTTCAGCAACTTCAACATTGTGGTTGACAGCTTGGTCATCGACTGCAAGTTTCATGATCATCTGCGCAGGACATACTATGAGCTCTGTTGCTCCCAGAAATCCTTCCTTCACAAGAATCTGCTGAAGCAGCTAAACCTGGCCCTTGTCGTGGGAGTGATCATGGAGACGATCAGCATCGCGGAGGGTATCCGAGCCTGCAAGGCGCAGGCTCCTTCCCGCGAGGACTTGGTGATCTGGAAGAAGACCCTGGAGTCCCTGGAGCTGCTGGGCATGAACGTCGCGTTCCTGCTGAAACGCATCAACGATCTCCTCGGCCTCCCAGCTGGGGCAAGAGACCTCTCGGAGTGCCAGAAGTACAAGGAACTGAAGTCGGAGAGGGCCCATGCTGGGGAGAAAGTGAAAGTGCTTGAGCTTATGCTGTTGAATGTGAAGGGCGTGCTGCAGAAAATGGACGCGGAGATGGAGGAGATGGAGTCGAGCGTGAAGAGAAGTGGTCTGATGCTGCAGCAGTTGGCCACGGCACCATGGTGA
- the LOC112893579 gene encoding putative ubiquitin-conjugating enzyme E2 38: MALKKLLQLFCVSKKDSKKKGKSIDPLWRASAPHSSLSVTANKSRLDPCSSRHECSSMISSLARTEHVTGSNDYMSFNQFDVVQDFSDHHYAKTSPGKATKDWVKAIQSEWNLLQKNLPESIYVRVYEDRIDLLRAAIVGPAGTPYHDGLFFFDVRFPSEYPKCPPKVHYHSGGLRLNPNLYESGKVCLSLLNTWWGNGCEKWGKSNSTMLQVLVSIQGLVLNDKPYFNEPGNKNSAKTTAGEKNSLVYNQTAFVLSCKTMLYSLRKPPKHFETLVAGHFHDREHAFLDTCSAYMSGTVVGSSAGSSDRYACDKCFADFKKSLTLYTEHLRTEFAANRSRLLELERQASAVDEIVPTS; the protein is encoded by the exons ATGGCTCTCAAGAAGCTGCTGCAGCTGTTTTGTGTCAGTAAGAAGGATTCCAAGAAGAAAG GCAAATCCATTGATCCACTTTGGCGAG CATCTGCTCCGCACTCCTCTTTGAGTGTCACTGCAAATAAAAGTCGTTTGGATCCCTGTTCAAGTAGACATGAATGCTCAAGTATGATTTCATCATTGGCAAGGACTGAACATGTAACTGGGAGTAACGATTACATGTCATTTAACCAATTCGATGTTGTTCAAGATTTCTCTGATCACCACTATGCAAAAACATCACCAGGAAAG GCCACCAAAGATTGGGTGAAAGCAATCCAAAGTGAATGGAATCTTCTACAGAAAAATCTTCCTG AATCTATATATGTTAGAGTTTATGAGGACAGGATCGATCTGCTCAGGGCTGCTATAGTTGGGCCAGCTGGAACTCCATATCATGATGGACTGTTCTTCTTTGATGTCCGTTTTCCTTCTGAATACCCAAAATGCCCACCG AAAGTTCATTACCATTCAGGTGGACTTCGGTTGAATCCAAACCTGTATGAGAGCGGAAAAGTTTGCCTGAGCCTTCTGAATACCTGGTGGGGTAATGGATGCGAGAAGTGGGGCAAGTCAAATTCAACCATGCTGCAGGTGCTGGTCTCTATTCAGGGCCTTGTGCTGAATGATAAGCCATACTTCAATGAACCTGGAAACAAAAATTCTGCTAAAACAACAGCTGGTGAAAAGAATTCCTTGGTTTACAATCAGACGGCCTTTGTGCTATCCTGCAAGACAATGTTATATTCACTCCGGAAGCCTCCAAAG CATTTTGAGACCCTTGTTGCAGGCCACTTTCACGATCGTGAGCATGCCTTCCTCGACACGTGCAGTGCTTACATGTCTGGGACAGTCGTCGGATCATCTGCTGGAAGCAGCGACAGATATGCCTGTGACAAGTGCTTTGCAGATTTCAAAAAGTCGCTGACGCTGTACACTGAACATCTCAGGACCGAGTTTGCTGCTAACCGAAGTCGCTTGCTGGAACTGGAAAGACAGGCATCAGCTGTGGATGAGATAGTGCCTACCAGCTAG
- the LOC112893201 gene encoding E3 ubiquitin-protein ligase SINAT5-like, whose translation MGVNGGHLPHREQEQPSPIAHPPPNRKWSGYSSPPAPAIRARRSLPLPPQSAGPPRRPRLPSLRPPSPCRSPGTAHAPVPVAEAGRRAAMDVGSVDCVSLPDAAAPAAVDDAGRGLGTLLAAARAYPKGASAGGVHELLECPVCTNYMFPPIHQCQNGHTLCSTCKARVHNRCPTCRQELGDIRCLALEKVAESLELPCKYYSLGCQEIFPYYSKIKHEAQCNFRPYNCPYAGSECAAAGDIPYLVSHLRDDHKVDMHSGCTFNHRYVKSNPREVENATWMLTVFHCFGQYFCLHFEAFQLGMAPVYMAFLRFMGDENEAKNYSYSLEVGANGRKMIWEGTPRSVRDSHRKVRDSHDGLIIQRNMALFFSGGDRKELKVRITGRIWKEQQTPDGACIPNLCS comes from the exons ATGGGCGTCAACGGCGGTCATCTCCCTCACCgcgagcaggagcagccatcccCCATTGCCCATCCACCACCGAATAGAAAATGGTCCGGCTATTCTAGCCCGCCGGCCCCCGCAATCCGCGCGCGGCGCTCCCTTCCTCTCCCGCCACAAAGCGCCggacccccgcgccgcccccgcctcccGTCCCTCCGTCCGCCCAGCCCCTGCCGGAGCCCAGGGACCGCTCACGCGCCTGTCCCCGTGGCGGAGGCGGGCCGGCGGGCGGCCATGGACGTGGGCAGCGTCGACTGCGTCTCGCTGcccgacgccgccgcccccgcggccGTGGACGATgccggccgcggcctcggcacgctcctcgccgccgccagggcCTACCCCAAGGGCGCCAGCGCCGGCGGCGTGCACGAGCTGCTCGAGTGCCCCGTCTGCACCAACTACATGTTCCCGCCGATCCACCAG TGCCAAAATGGGCATACGTTGTGTTCCACATGCAAGGCTAGAGTGCACAATCGTTGCCCTACGTGCAGACAGGAGCTTGGCGATATCAGGTGTTTGGCACTGGAGAAAGTAGCCGAGTCGCTTGAGCTTCCCTGCAAGTACTACTCCTTGGGATGCCAGGAAATCTTTCCATACTACAGCAAGATAAAACATGAAGCACAATGCAACTTCAGACCGTATAATTGCCCCTATGCTGGGTCTGAGTGTGCCGCGGCTGGCGACATCCCATATCTTGTTTCCCATTTGAGGGATGATCACAAAGTTGATATGCATAGCGGTTGCACATTCAACCACAGATACGTGAAATCAAACCCACGAGAAGTGGAAAACGCCACCTGGATGCTGACA GTGTTTCACTGCTTCGGGCAGTACTTCTGCCTGCACTTTGAGGCCTTCCAGCTTGGGATGGCACCAGTATACATGGCCTTCCTTCGTTTCATGGGAGACGAGAACGAGGCGAAGAACTACAGCTACAGCCTTGAGGTGGGCGCCAATGGCAGGAAGATGATTTGGGAGGGCACCCCGAGGAGCGTCCGCGACAGCCACCGGAAGGTGCGGGACAGCCATGACGGCCTCATCATCCAGAGGAACATGGCGCTGTTCTTCTCAGGTGGTGACAGGAAGGAGCTGAAGGTCAGGATCACCGGTCGGATCTGGAAAGAGCAGCAGACCCCGGATGGTGCCTGTATACCCAATCTGTGTAGCTAA
- the LOC112894670 gene encoding uncharacterized protein LOC112894670, whose amino-acid sequence MAAASLWLLQRPSPALHNSLSLPSSHPSSSACPPLHRKPRDLLLCCASSGATSSVVAKEQEEAATAPSEEGSEPSLLSYKDDPNFRGCRGCGRDELERGCNGEGRIQGGIAAVPGFGWWPIKAYRPCPGFVASGGRYRRQGQSMDDVASGRGKKVSPGKKKM is encoded by the exons ATGGCCGCAGCCAGCTTGTGGCTGCTGCAGCGTCCTTCCCCTGCTCTCCAcaactccctctccctcccaaGCAGCCATCCTTCCTCCTCTGCATGTCCTCCACTGCACAGGAAGCCAAGGGATCTTCTTCTCTGCTGCGCTTCATCGGGCGCCACGTCTTCTGTGGTGGCCAAGGAGCAAGAGGAAGCAGCCACTGCTCCCTCGGAAGAAGGATCTGAGCCTTCACTTCTTAGCTACAAAGATGACCCCAACTTCAG GGGCTGCAGGGGCTGCGGCAGGGACGAGCTTGAGAGAGGCTGCAATGGCGAGGGGCGGATCCAAGGGGGAATAGCCGCCGTCCCGGGCTTCGGCTGGTGGCCAATCAAGGCCTACCGGCCATGCCCCGGCTTCGTCGCCTCCGGCGGCCGCTACCGGCGCCAGGGCCAAAGCATGGACGACGTCGCATCCGGCAGGGGAAAGAAAGTCTCCCCGGGCAAAAAGAAGATGTAA
- the LOC112893204 gene encoding 25.3 kDa vesicle transport protein, with protein sequence MVKLTMIARVTDGLPLSEGLDDGRDLKDADFYKQQAKQLFKNLSKGQHEASRMSIETGPYLFHYIIEGRVCYLTLCDRSYPKKLAFQYLEDLKNEFERVNGSQIETAARPYAFIKFDAFIQKTKKLYLDTRTQRNLAKLNDELYEVHQIMTRNVQEVLGVGEKLDQVSEMSSRLTSDTRIYAEKAKDLNRQALIRKYAPVAIVIGIVLMLFWVKNKIW encoded by the exons ATGGTGAAGCTGACAATGATAGCACGTGTCACTGATGGCCTTCCACTGTCGGAGGGACTAGATGATGGTCGGGATCTGAAGGATGCTGATTTCTACAAGCAGCAAGCAAAACAATTGTTCAAGAACTTGTCAAAAGGGCAGCATGAAGCATCGAGAATGTCAATCGAGACTGGACCATACCTTTTCCA ctaCATCATTGAAGGCCGTGTGTGCTATTTGACACTGTGTGACCGTTCTTATCCCAAGAAACTTGCATTCCAGTATCTCGAAGATCTCAAAAATGAATTTGAGAGGGTCAATGGCAGCCAAATTGAAACTGCTGCAAGGCCATATGCATTTATTAAATTCG ATGCATTCATACAGAAGACCAAGAAACTGTATTTGGATACCAGAACACAAAGGAACCTTGCCAAGCTGAATGATGAGCTCTACGAGGTGCACCAGATTATGACTCGCAATGTTCAAGAAGTTCTTGGTGTTGGTGAAAAACTAGACC AGGTGAGCGAAATGTCCAGTAGGTTGACCTCTGATACTAGAATCTATGCGGAGAAGGCGAAAGATCTCAATCGCCAG GCCTTGATTCGTAAGTATGCCCCTGTTGCCATTGTGATTGGGATAGTACTGATGCTCTTTTGGGTGAAGAACAAGATATGGTGA
- the LOC112891589 gene encoding heme-binding protein 2-like, giving the protein MALPLPLLLVALLLPAARGAETPQYTTVHAESDFEVRLYRDTVWMSAPTPDIPSFHAATKLGFHRLFQYLMGANLNSSRIRMTTPVLTSVVPGAGPLHSSAYFVRLYLPVKFQASPPVPLPELNLHPDRWPSHCIAVRSFSGYARDNNVVEEAEKLAMSLSRSPWANSTKYPSKNAYSIAQYSSPFHFIGRVNEVWFDVDCKSTGVETY; this is encoded by the exons ATGGCGCTCCCGCTGcccctcctcctcgtcgcgCTGCTCCTGCCGGCCGCCCGCGGAGCGGAGACGCCGCAGTACACGACGGTGCACGCGGAGTCGGATTTCGAGGTGCGGCTCTACCGCGATACCGTCTGGATGTCCGCCCCTACCCCCGACATCCCCTCCTTCCACGCCGCCACCAAGCTCGGCTTCCACCG ATTGTTCCAATACCTGATGGGCGCAAACCTCAACTCTTCCAGGATCAGAATGACCACACCTGTCCTTACAAGTGTGGTTCCAGGTGCAGGGCCCCTGCATTCTTCAGCCTACTTTGTCCGGCTCTACCTACCAGTAAAGTTCCAAGCTTCCCCTCCTGTTCCCCTCCCAGAACTGAACCTCCACCCAGACAGATGGCCAAGCCACTGCATTGCAGTGAGGAGCTTCTCAGGTTATGCACGGGACAACAACGTGGTTGAGGAAGCTGAGAAGCTTGCCATGAGCTTGAGCCGGTCGCCCTGGGCTAACTCCACAAAGTACCCTAGCAAGAACGCGTACTCGATTGCACAGTACAGTAGTCCATTCCACTTCATCGGCCGTGTCAATGAGGTGTGGTTTGATGTCGACTGCAAGTCTACTGGTGTGGAGACGTACTGA
- the LOC112894669 gene encoding protein DEFECTIVE IN MERISTEM SILENCING 3-like, whose protein sequence is MASPPLPSQIVEFNCKVMEEKLKSLGLKVKHHDENLRFLKSEINAIEEVCVDLAIKLGNYHTSVAAVATNDTSTEEAEQRTIRSILDQDKTAAALVCQLKVRYHERTSNMPLMKDILGFVATLGKVNDDHLSRVLAEYLGMDNMLALVCKTYDGVKGLEKYDKDGIIDKSSGIHGLGRSVGKFLNGRFTVFCLENLRSFSGDVNIDDPQRKLILHRPRLPGGESPPGFLDFAVNMIHLDRAHLSCLTASGHGLRETLFYSLFSHLQVYKTRADIQCALPLINDGAVSLDGGILKPNGSFCLGYSKNLEVKFPVSLEVSSSPENIAEMEEQVKLKNWEKERLLEDMKREEDLLKQVKELYSKKKQELMDYLTHPSLTQTPRDSPPICSPATPGSNPFGAKSSHTRRY, encoded by the exons ATGGCGTCGCCGCCGCTTCCGTCGCAGATTGTGGAGTTCAACTGCAAG GTGATGGAGGAGAAGCTCAAGAGTCTGGGCCTCAAAGTCAAACACCATGATGAGAACTTAAGGTTCCTCAAGTCCGAAATCAATGCCATCGAAGAGGTCTGCGTCGACCTGGCAA TTAAACTCGGGAATTATCATACATCCGTCGCTGCTGTTGCAACTAATGATACTTCTACTGAAGAGGCTGAACAGCGTACTATTCGAAGTATACTTGATCAGGACAAGACAGCAGCTGCCCTTGTATGCCAGCTGAAGGTCCGTTATCATGAGCGCACATCAAATATGCCACTGATGAAAGATATCCTTGGTTTTGTCGCTACGTTGGGAAAAGTAAATGATGATCACCTCAGCAG GGTACTCGCAGAGTACTTGGGAATGGATAATATGCTTGCTCTTGTCTGCAAAACTTACGATGGTGTTAAGGGTCTTGAAAAATACGACAAGGATGGCATCATTGATAAGAGCAGTGGCATACATGGACTAGGTCGCTCTGTAGGAAAATTTCTCAATGGAAGGTTCACTGTCTTTTGTCTTGAAAATTTGAG GTCATTTTCTGGTGATGTTAACATTGATGATCCGCAGAGAAAGCTTATTTTGCATAGACCAAGGTTGCCTGGTGGGGAGTCTCCTCCTGGTTTTCTGGATTTTGCAGTAAATATGATTCATCTGGACCGAGCACACTTGAGTTGCCTCACAGCCAGTGGCCATGGTCTTCGGGAAACTTTGTTTTACAGTCTGTTTTCTCATTTACAAGTTTATAAGACCAGAGCCGACATTCAATGTGCTCTTCCTCTGATAAATGATGGTGCTGTTTCTCTAGATGGTGGTATACTGAAGCCCAATGGCTCATTTTGCCTTGGCTACAG CAAAAATCTTGAAGTAAAGTTTCCTGTAAGCCTTGAGGTTTCAAGTTCACCTGAAAATATCGCTGAAATGGAAGAGCAAGTTAAACTTAAGAATTGGGAGAAGGAAAGGCTTCTTGAAGATATGAAAAGGGAAGAAGATTTGCTGAAGCAAGTTAAGGAATTATACAGCAAGAAGAAGCAAGAGCTCATGGATTATCTCACTCACCCATCCTTGACACAG ACGCCGCGTGATTCGCCACCAATTTGTTCACCAGCAACTCCGGGAAGTAATCCATTTGGAGCCAAGTCCTCTCACACGCGCCGTTATTAA